Proteins from a genomic interval of Spiroplasma endosymbiont of Lonchoptera lutea:
- a CDS encoding rolling circle replication-associated protein, whose protein sequence is MNLQPQNPTDFYMKTIYYGQYIRNIVMPLERIKANTRNANGVKNKGNCDTKMLNSNIRAKSNVIRKAYHNFWDCKKLTFLTLTYADVNEFDIRKCKRDLNKFFKKLKYWFKVKNKNIKYLYTYEYQKRGVIHFHILITEKIPHKIILQFWPYGINKNIRVRENTNEMVVKYCSKYITKNVLNEKSLNQYDLNIKAYQFSYNCQNPITRKQVFTDTLNNIVNRTVNSEFVKYLKSTVNNFKTKMCGAIYEFKNINYIDFESANYASLESLRFRNQLRKMKH, encoded by the coding sequence ATGAATTTACAACCTCAAAATCCGACTGATTTTTATATGAAAACCATTTATTACGGTCAATATATTCGCAATATTGTTATGCCTTTAGAACGCATCAAAGCAAATACTCGTAATGCTAACGGAGTTAAAAATAAGGGTAATTGTGATACAAAAATGCTTAATAGCAATATTCGTGCAAAATCTAATGTTATTCGGAAAGCATATCATAATTTTTGAGACTGTAAAAAACTTACATTCTTAACGCTTACTTATGCTGATGTTAATGAATTTGATATTAGAAAATGTAAGCGTGATTTAAATAAATTTTTTAAAAAATTAAAATACTGATTTAAAGTTAAAAATAAAAATATTAAGTACTTGTATACCTATGAATATCAGAAACGAGGCGTTATTCATTTTCATATTTTAATTACCGAAAAAATACCTCATAAAATTATTTTACAATTTTGACCTTACGGAATTAATAAAAATATTAGAGTTCGTGAAAACACTAATGAAATGGTTGTAAAATATTGCTCTAAATATATAACTAAAAATGTCCTGAACGAAAAGTCATTAAACCAGTATGACTTAAATATCAAGGCTTATCAATTCTCATATAACTGTCAAAATCCCATTACTAGAAAACAAGTATTTACCGATACTTTGAATAATATTGTTAATCGAACCGTAAATTCTGAATTTGTAAAATACTTAAAATCAACAGTTAATAACTTTAAAACCAAAATGTGCGGAGCAATCTATGAATTTAAAAATATTAATTATATAGACTTTGAAAGTGCAAATTATGCTTCATTAGAAAGTTTAAGATTTAGAAATCAACTAAGAAAAATGAAACATTAG
- a CDS encoding HAD family hydrolase: protein MKNIKLEKINGVMMKIKLVALDLDKTLLKNHFELHPENIVAVKQAQELGVKVIIATGRSPQSSYKFARELGLYETSEHMVCFNGAYVINLRTGELLVDKEIASSTIKQVINLAKNYKVAFWGYSVDGNIGYILKKTFKIWLIQKLNRRKIVKVNENSDVRMYKILLLGKSKRINSLALELEKLQIAEIAVSDKGKSRMIEVNELNISKASGIKHLAKMWNINREEVMAIGDGMNDYKMIEWAGYGIAMKDSEKPLLAIANDITDTYNNGGVSKAIHKYILDVN, encoded by the coding sequence GTGAAAAATATAAAATTAGAAAAGATAAATGGTGTTATGATGAAAATTAAGTTAGTTGCTTTAGATTTAGATAAAACATTATTGAAAAATCATTTTGAGTTACATCCAGAAAATATTGTTGCTGTGAAGCAAGCTCAAGAACTTGGTGTTAAAGTAATTATTGCTACAGGACGATCACCGCAATCTAGTTATAAATTTGCTCGTGAATTAGGTTTATATGAAACTAGTGAACATATGGTATGTTTTAATGGCGCCTATGTTATTAATTTAAGAACTGGTGAGTTATTAGTTGATAAAGAAATAGCGTCAAGTACTATTAAACAAGTTATTAATTTAGCTAAAAATTATAAAGTTGCTTTTTGAGGTTATAGTGTTGATGGTAATATTGGTTATATTTTAAAGAAAACTTTTAAAATTTGGTTAATTCAAAAGTTAAATCGTCGTAAAATTGTTAAAGTTAATGAAAATTCTGATGTTAGAATGTATAAAATTTTATTATTAGGTAAGAGTAAAAGAATTAATAGTTTAGCATTAGAATTAGAAAAGTTACAAATTGCTGAAATTGCGGTTTCTGACAAGGGAAAATCTCGGATGATTGAGGTTAATGAATTAAATATTAGTAAAGCAAGTGGTATTAAGCATTTAGCTAAGATGTGAAATATTAATCGTGAAGAAGTTATGGCCATTGGTGATGGGATGAACGACTATAAAATGATTGAATGAGCTGGTTATGGAATTGCAATGAAAGATAGTGAAAAACCATTATTAGCAATTGCTAATGATATTACTGATACTTATAATAATGGTGGCGTTAGTAAAGCAATTCATAAATATATATTAGATGTTAACTAA
- a CDS encoding phosphoglycerate kinase, which yields MKKTLADINFKDKKVLVRVDFNVPLVDGVISDDNRIISAIPTIQYLLDYDAKVILLSHLGRIKRSEDLKKYSLKPVAKRLAELLGIEVNFVDEISGVTLQTAINSLENKQVLLMENTRFADLENKRESNNDASLGKYWASLGDVFVNDAFGTAHREHASNVGIATNINESCIGLLVEKELAMLNKAIINPERPVVVILGGAKVSDKIGVIDHLLKVADKIIIGGAMSYTFLKAQQFNIGKSLIEEDKIQLAKQYLQKANGKIILPIDHLMSKEFVDQSGINSTDANIADDYMGMDIGEKTITLFNNYIKEAKTIIWNGPVGVFEMKNFSKGTLAICETIAHLNNVFSIVGGGDSAAAAIQLGFKDKFSYISTGGGASLELLEGKPLPAIEVIQDK from the coding sequence ATGAAAAAAACATTGGCAGATATTAATTTTAAAGATAAAAAAGTATTAGTCCGAGTAGATTTTAATGTGCCATTAGTTGATGGTGTTATTAGTGATGATAATCGTATTATTAGTGCCATCCCAACAATTCAATATTTATTAGACTACGATGCTAAAGTTATTTTATTATCACATTTGGGAAGAATAAAACGGTCAGAAGATTTAAAAAAATATTCATTAAAACCAGTAGCAAAGCGGTTAGCAGAGTTATTAGGTATTGAAGTAAACTTTGTTGATGAAATTAGTGGGGTAACATTGCAAACAGCAATTAATAGTTTAGAAAATAAACAAGTTTTATTAATGGAAAATACGCGTTTTGCTGATTTAGAAAATAAAAGGGAATCTAATAATGATGCTAGTTTAGGTAAATATTGAGCAAGTTTAGGTGATGTTTTTGTTAATGATGCTTTTGGCACAGCCCATCGTGAGCATGCTTCTAATGTTGGTATCGCAACTAATATTAATGAATCGTGTATTGGCTTGTTAGTGGAAAAAGAGTTAGCAATGTTAAATAAAGCGATTATTAATCCTGAGCGACCTGTTGTTGTGATTTTAGGAGGGGCAAAAGTATCTGATAAGATTGGTGTTATTGATCATCTTTTAAAGGTAGCTGATAAAATAATTATTGGTGGAGCAATGAGTTATACTTTTTTAAAAGCGCAACAATTTAATATTGGCAAGTCTTTAATTGAAGAAGATAAAATACAATTAGCTAAACAGTATTTACAAAAAGCAAATGGTAAAATTATTTTACCGATTGATCATTTGATGAGTAAAGAGTTTGTTGATCAGTCTGGAATTAATAGTACTGATGCTAATATTGCTGATGATTATATGGGAATGGATATTGGTGAAAAAACAATAACATTATTTAATAACTATATTAAAGAAGCTAAAACTATTATTTGAAATGGTCCAGTTGGCGTTTTTGAGATGAAAAATTTTAGTAAAGGAACGCTAGCAATTTGTGAAACAATTGCTCATTTAAATAATGTTTTTAGTATTGTTGGTGGTGGTGATTCAGCAGCAGCAGCCATTCAGTTAGGTTTTAAAGATAAGTTTAGTTATATTTCAACTGGTGGTGGTGCTAGTTTGGAATTATTAGAAGGTAAACCGTTACCCGCTATTGAAGTTATTCAAGATAAATAG